The Pleuronectes platessa chromosome 11, fPlePla1.1, whole genome shotgun sequence DNA segment gtgtgcaggactagtcaggtaagttccGAGGATataactggggaaaatatattagcatgctgatcgaggatggttcatctgttcatctagcctatttctattcatttatccatcaattgtaaaatatttttaaagacgattccaattgtttggtcaactatttatatctcattttcatgtttatttttagtttaaagAAAAACCAGGAGACCTGATCGAGATCTCCCGGGATGGGCCCTATCAGCACTGAGAGAGAATGAAGTGGTTCATTTCGGTGCAGATGGTGAGTGAAGGGATAACATACATACATTCACATTAGAATATAACATGGGCATGACATGTATTTCATGATGGAaccttcctcctttcctctttcttttcctccctgtcAGTTATCTGGCTCGTCTGGGCTTCTGAGCAACAGCAACGGTAAGGTGGTGCAAGAGAAGCTTACCGACGTGGTCAGAGATGACCATTACCAGGTCAAGAATCAGCTGGATGAAAAGTACAAGGCTCGGGATCCCTCTGTCATAGTGAAGGAGGCCTGTGCAATGGTGGGCAGTGAGCCACAGTACAACGTTGTCACTAACAACTGTGAGCACTTTGCCAACAAGATGCGATACGGCAAGGCAGAGTCTCTACAGGTGTGTAtctaactgttgtgtttgttaaccTCGTTAACTCTTCCACAGCAGAATTAGTGtgtagatgttgtgtttgttaaaagGTGATTGACAGTAGACGAGttcctttctgttttctccaCAAAGTGAGTCATGGTCTTGAACGCTCCACtaactgagaagctctctctACAACTCTGATATGACTCAAAAGAATCAAAGAGACAGGATTCATAATAGTTATCATTCATATACATCAGCTGATATATATTCATATGgtgttgttatcaaacccttattacataaaatgtaaatgaggcTTGATATTATACTGTTTAATTATAAACTctactttaaatatatatgaatataaatacataaaaataaagcaaatatataGAGCGTGAAATGTGTGGAAACGATTAAAATTACCCTTGAGAGGAATATAAATATTCTGAAAGGCTATTGCAGAGAAAAATACTGATTAATAATGTTGTTAATACATCTTTAATTAGTAGTAATTGAATGTTATTGTTTGGTAAATCTGTTTTATAAACACGTTTAATCAGGTAGAGTTTAGATGGTTTAGTTCAGCTCAGAGGGTTTTTATCCTCCGTCCTGTCTGTGCCAACATTGAGCTGCTTCACAGTCCGACACTGTTCACATGTGGAGCCTGTTCCAGACGAGGCAGGTGGAGCCAGGAGGAGTCACACAGATCTACATGCTGcatgtctctatctctgtgagGACCAATATGAGTGTTATACCTTTCAAGTGGAGACATTTGTGGAAATAAAGGTGTTTTTACCGAGTCAggacgttttttttaaagtggggCAGATTAAAGTGTTGAGATGAGGGTTACACTTGCAGCTGTGATGGTTCAAGTGTCTCTTGGCCGGGGAGCAGGACGGACTGTATTACAGCTGCTTTTCATACAAAGTGCCAGGTAAGAGAAAGTAGTTAGTTGCCTGCAAGGAAAGACTGTGCTCTTTACCtgataagagaaaaaaaaggaaagttagACATTGTCAATTGTCAGATTAGATGTAGAGAGAGTGGCACACACAATGGTACGGTCAGTTTTGGACTGTCCAAGAGTTTTTGTTCACTCATTGGATTCTACTCAATATAGTCCTCAGTCTGATCTGGCAGACTTAACAATTTTATCCTTCAGGCAGGTTTTGCTGCAGAAGAGGTgtcttaatttttttcaaagtcTTGAAATCCAAATTACTGTATCATTGTCTGTGTAATAACATGCTAATGTCTCAACATGTGCTGTATGGACTAATACAGTGTTATGGAATGGAAAGTAGTCGTCCAAACATATTTACCAAGTTCACAGAGGTATCTAACATTAATCAGAATTTAGGTTTTGgagtttgctgctgttgctaaAAAAACAGTTTGCCTATTAACTGTAGGAAACTTAAAACCTACTGTCAGTACTGTGTTGGTTTTGGCCGTGAGGAGCGAGCTCTGGATCGCCTGTGTCGTGGCTCAGGGCTGTAACAATCTGGGCTGTAACGCTCTGGGGAGCCAGAGTCCAGGAGGACTTCAGAGGCTCTGTCACTGTCTGCTCGGTTTTAACCAGGTTCTGAACTGTACTCAGAGATGCTGCGATCATCATCTGAGCAGTGGTAATTTTTCTGGGCCAGAATGTCAGAGTATGGCTTCCTACAGCTTCTTCTGTGGGAATCTCCATCTCTGGGAAGTTGGTGGACATGGTGGATACGCTCGGTGTCCCTACGCTGCCTTTTGTCACCcccctttgttttgttgtgaggGTGAAGTTAAGAGGCTGCGGATGTCTTTGACACgtgctgtttgttttgacaGGCTCGGTTGCACCTACTGTAGCCTTGGAAGTGACAACAGTTTCCAAAGCCACCTGTGACATCTTCCTGATCTGGTGAATTGAATGTTTTCCTTACTGTGTCATCAGTACAACATGTGTGCGTATACTTGGATGTAGGTTACGTAAGAACAAGGTCTTGAAGGTGGGATGCTCTTCTAGGCCTGGTTCGTTCTTTCCCTGAAAATAAACATGCCTCAAACATCTGAGATGATCGATGGGATTTACGCGACGTGAATTTTTAATTTGGAATGCTGTAACAAAGGATGTAATCTCGTCAGCAGTAGAAGGGAATTCCTCGACTAGTGCTTGACTGGGCTCTGTGTAGTCATTTCTCACACGGGAAGGAAGTGACTGAATTAACTTGTGAAGAGCTGTAGAGCTGGTTTTTAACACAAGTTtaaccttctctctttctgttgcatTTTGCACATCACTTAGAGGGAGATCTAGTTCCCTAAAGAAATTATCAATATTGTAATAACAGGTTCATGAAAGTACTAACTATAAATTTGGAACtctaattaacaattaaattaatagcTTTAACCAAATTTACCACATAGATAGTTAGCTACCTTGAAGGAtatagagttcttgacagtgtagagtttggcaaaattcacacttatgcagcattaaggaaaaaacatttgtgaaataaaaacagttattatgaagataataaaatataaaaacacaaattactaatgGTGTACTTGATATATAAAGATGTGTacgtgagtatgtgtgtgagtgagggtgGTTCTAAAATGGCGGCTGGCCAATCCACATATAacgccctctcctcctcccttcggAATGTTTACCACATGTAGCGTTGGTCAGAGAGAAGGGTGctgagatatgtgtgtgtctgtgttggtgccaAATTAGAGAAAGTTACTAGATGCatgcagagaaagacagaagagcataactaacattaactttcaaataagttgtaaccaaaatatcacagcaacacGAATCAAACTTATAATAACTTTTTTGATTGAAATTaccgcggggcaccaccctcaaagaaagtgaaaagatagccaatttattgattaaggttcataaaagtactaactacaaatttggaactctaattaacaattaaattaataactttaACCAAATTTACCACGTAGATAGTTAGCAACCTTGAGGgatatggagttcttgacagtgtagagtttggcaaaattcacacttatgcagcattaaggaaaaaacatttgtgaaataaaaacagttattatgtagataataaaatataaaaacacaaattactaacggTGTCGTCAGCAATTATACTAGGCTAtgcttagcctagtataattgTTAAGCCTAGTTGTGTTACCTGTccatggaaagaaaaaaaagggttgCTGTGCTGTTCAAAGTTCTGTGAACTCGTCTTGCTGGTTTGTGGCTCCAGCCTTTGTAGTTCCTTGTTGAGGTGTGTAGGAAgctgcacctctcctccatTGAATTTCAGCAGACCGAAAAAGTTAGCTCCTCTCGGAGGGTGGAGTTAAGGAATCCAGCAGAGTGAGCTGGACAGCAATCCTTCTCCTCTGAGAGTTTCGtggaaagagaaaggagaaCTGGGCTTATATTGGCATGGTGACATTATGGGTCATGGGGCCCAGAGTGATCAATAGTGGCTGAAACTTGTGTCCCCCGGTCGGTTTTCACTCCTCTGAGTGACGTTGACGCGCACTGGGAGACGACACATGTAGGCCGAACTGTAATTCAAAAAATACCAAGTCCCAACAACGTGTAAGTCATTAAGAGGAGTTTCTCACTTTCTGAAAAACTACATATCGATGACAATTTCAACCTTATTTTTATGgcacattcaaaacaaatggtttgaccaaagtgcttctcaaaaaaaaggttcaacaagaaaacagcaataCCTGATATATCAAAATACTGatgataattaaattaaataaaatctcCTGGGATAAAAACCAAAGAGGCCAAAGAAAAGACTTTTAAACGATGATTGtatcaaatacatttaatttcatataaatgaaagacaaaagggaaaatgtcttagttCTATATAAGATTATGTATTGACTTCACAAATTCACATTGTAAACCTTTTGGTATCATTTCATGCAAACAATTTCAATAGTTAATAATTAATCATGCATATTTATCTCTTGCCCTGTAAGTGACTTCACCTTGTTAACTTGTGATTGAGCTTTTACAAGAATCTCAGCTGAACGCCATGCGAGTGTCTCTCTGCCAACCGGCTGCCACGCCCCAGCCACCGCCACAAATTCCTGAATGCCTGAACGTTGTTCTCACCTGGTTCAACTGGTTTCTGCTTTTTAAGACTCGTTGAGGGAAAAGCCTGCAAATCACTGACTAAGCATCTCTCGCTCCAcaatatctcccccccccccccctttgtcaGACGAGGACCGAGCTGCGGACGCACAACCAGTTGATACtttaaaaagacatgaaaaagaGGAAGGCATTAGACTCTCAATGACCAGGGCCCTGTCTCAACCTGCAGTgagcgtggaggaggaggaggaggaggaggagggaggaatgaGAGTCCGCCGGTCGAAGCTCGACGAGGGTTTTACCGCTGCTCCTCAGtcacaggaggagagggagtgtgcACCCACAGGACGCAGAttaggaggaagacgaggggggggggggggggggtagaccaTGAAACCAGTGCAGGATGAGAGCTCTGCTTTCTGCCTCGGGGCTCTGATTAAACccagcacacacatgctgcagagttcagcaggtaaggtcaaaggtcaaaggtagAAGCTTGAGAAGGAAGGAGGTCATGATGGAGTGAAGGAATAAAAGGATATGAGTTAGAGAATGACATCAGAATGAAGGactgagagacacaaggagaagaaAGTTACCTGGAAATTGTCTCGTTCCTCGATTGTGTTACAGTTTTTTCTGCTTTCATCCCCTGAACTCCAGATATTGTTCTAGACTTTTTCCTGCCTGCTCCTCAGAGCTCCagatgaggtcagagtgagtccacgtgagaatacagcaggaacatgTCACTGCTGTacagagtgggtgtgttgatgaggtttctaacacaggACAAAATACTGCAGGATGAAAAAGCAAAGCAGAGCACGTAGAAGCTGCAGACAAAGACGaggagcttttggtgatgaggtcTCGATTCGCTGTGATGGTTCAAGTGTCTCTTGGCCCGGGAGCAGGACTAACTGTATTACAGCTGCTTTTCATACAAAGCACAGCAGCAgtgatctgagtgtgtgtgtgtgtgtgtgtgggggggggggggggggatctctcaAAACATCCTGCAGATCTAAAAGGACGATAGGATCCCAGTGTAGCTCTTATTGAAGCCTTCCTGTTTCAAGCTCTCAACCAGGAGCTGGGGTGAAGTGCATTCTTCCATCACATGCGCAGataattgccagcatcctgcacactacagcagggctattgagccctgctgtagtgtgcaggactagtcaggtaagttccGAGGATataactggggaaaatatattagcatgctgatcgaggatggttcatctgttcatctagcctatttctattcatttatccatcaattgtaaaatatttttaaagacgattccaattgtttggtcaactatttatatctcattttcatgtttatttttagtttaaagAAAAACCAGGAGACCTGATCGAGATCTCCCGGGATGGGCCCTATCAGCACTGAGAGAGAATGAAGTGGTTCATTTCGGTGCAGATGGTGAGTGAAGGGATAACATACATACATTCACATTAGAATATAACATGGGCATGACATGTATTTCATGATGGAaccttcctcctttcctctttcttttcctccctgtcAGTTATCTGGCTCGTCTGGGCTTCTGAGCAACAGCAACGGTAAGGTGGTGCAAGAGAAGCTTACCGACGTGGTCAGAGATGACCATTACCAGGTCAAGAATCAGCTGGATGAAAAGTACAAGGCTCGGGATCCCTCTGTCACAGTGAAGGAGGCCTGTGCAATGGTGGGCAGTGAGCCACAGTACAACGTTGTCACTAACAACTGTGAGCACTTTGCCAACAAGATGCGATACGGCGTGGCAGAGTCTCGTCAGGTGTGTAtctaactgttgtgtttgttaaccTCGTTAACTCTTCCAGAGCAGAACTAGTGtgtagatgttgtgtttgttaaaagGTGATTGACAGTAGACGAGttcctttctgttttctccaCAAAGTGAGTCATGGTCTTGAACGCTCCGCtaactgagaagctctctctACAACTCTGATATGACTTAAAAGAATCAAAGAGACAGGATTCATAATAGTTATCATTCATATACATCAGCTGATATATATTCATATGgtgttgttatcaaacccttattacataaaatgtaaatgaggcTTGATATTATACTGTTTAATTATAAACTctactttaaatatatatgaatataaatacataaaaataaagcaaatatattGAGCGTGAAATGTGTGGAAACGATTAAAACTTACCCTTGAGAGGAATATAAATATTCTGAAAGGCTATTGCAGAGAAAAATACTGATTAATAATGTTGTTAATACATCTTTAATTAGTAGTAATTGAATGTTATTGTTTGGTAAATCTGTTTTATAAACACGTTTAATCAGGTAGAGTTTAGATGGTTTAGTTCAGCTCAGAGGGTTTTTATCCTCCGTCGTGTCTGTGCCAACATTGAGCTGCTTCACAGTCCGACACTGTTCACATGTGGAGCCTGTTCCAGACGAGGCAGGTGGAGCCAGGAGGAGTCACACAGATCTACATGCTGcatgtctctatctctgtgagGACCAATATGAGTGTTATACCTTTCAAGTGGAGACATTTGTGGAAATAAAGGTGTTTTTACCGAGTCAggacgttttttttaaagtggggCTGATGTAAGTGTTGAGATGAGGGTTACACTTGCAGCTGTGATGGTTCAAGTGTCTCTTGGCCTTGGAGCAGGACGGACTGTATTACAGCTGCTTTTCATACAAAGTGCCAGGTAAGAGAAAGTAGTTAGTTGCCTGCAAGGAAAGACTGTGCTCTTTACCTgataagagaaaagaaaggaaagttaGACATTGTCAATTGTCAGATTAGATGTAGAGAGAGTGGCACACACAATGGTATGGTCAGTTTTGGACTGTCCAAGAGTTTTTGTTCACTCATTGGATTCTACTCAATATAGTCCTCAGTCTGATCTGGCAGACTTAACAATTGTATCCTTCAGGCAGGTTTTGCTGCAGAAGAGGTgtcttaatttttttcaaagtcTTGAAATCCAAATTACTGTATCATTGTCTGTGTAATAATATGCTAATGTCTCAACATGTGCTGTATGGACTAATACAGTGTTATGGAATGGAAAGTAGTCGTCCAAACATATTTACCAAGTTCACAGTGGTATCTAACATTAATCAGAATATAGGTTTTGgagtttgctgctgttgctaaAAAAACAGTTTGCCTATTAACTGTAGGAAACTTAAAACCTACTGTCAGTACTGTGTTGGTTTTGGCCGTGAGGAGCGAGCTCTGGATCGCCTGTGTCGTGGCTCAGGGCTGTAACACTCTGGGTTGTAACACTCTGGGGAGCCAGAGTCCAGGAGGACTTCAGAGGCTCTGTCACTGTCTGCTCGGTTTTAACCAGGTTCTGAACTGTACTCAGAGATGCTGCGATCATCATCTGAGCAGTGGTGATTTTTCTGGGCCAGAATGTCAGAGTATGGCTTCCTACAGCTTCTTCTGTGGGAATCTCCATCTCTGGGAAGTTGGTGGACATGGTGGATACGCTCGGTGTCCCTACGCTGCCTTTTGTCACCcccctttgttttgttgtgaggGTGAAGTTTAGAGGCTGCAGATATCTTTGACACgtgctgtttgttttgacaGGCTCGGTTGCACCTACTGTAGCCTTGGAAGTGACAACAGTTTCCAAAGCCACCTGTGATATCTTCCTGATCTGGTGGATTGAATGTTTTCCTTACTGTGTCATCagtacaacatgtgtgtgtattcttgGATGTAGGTTACGTAAGAACAAGGTCTTGAAGGTCGGATGCTCTTCTAGGCCTGGTTCGTTCTTTCCCTGAAAATAAACATGCCTCAAACATCTGAGATGATCGATGGGATTTACGCGACGTGAATTTTTAATTTGGAATGCTGTAACAAAGGATGTAATCTCGTCAGCAGTAGAAGGGAATTCCTCGACTAGTGCTTGACTGGGCTCTGTGTAGTCATTTGTCACACGGGAAGGAAGTGACTGAATTAACTTGTGAAGAGCTGTAGAGCTGGTTTTTAACACAAGTTtaaccttctctctttctgttgcatTTTGCACATCACTTAGAGGGAGATCTAGTTCCCTAAAGAAATTATCAATATTGTAATAACAGGTTCATGAAAGTACTAACTATAAATTTGGAACtctaattaacaattaaattaatagcTTTAACCAAATTTACCACATAGATAGTTAGCTACCTTGAAGGAtatagagttcttgacagtgtagagtttggcaaaattcacacttatgcagcattaaggaaaaaacatttgtgaaataaaaacagttattatgaagataataaaatataaaaacacaaattactaatgGTGTACTTGATATATAAAGATGTGTacgtgagtatgtgtgtgagtgagggtgGTTCTAAAATGGCGGCTGGCCAATCCACATATAacgccctctcctcctcccttcggAATGTTTACCACATGTAGCGTTGGTCAGAGAGAAGGGTGctgagatatgtgtgtgtctgtgttggtgccaAATTAGAGGAAGTTACTAGATGCatgcagagaaagacagaagagcataactaacattaactttcaaataagttgtaaccaaaatatcacagcaacacGAATCAAACTTATAATAACTTTTTTGATTGAAATTaccgcggggcaccaccctcaaagaaagtgaaaagatagccaatttattgattaaggtTCATAAAAGTACTAACTACAAATTTTGAACtctaattaacaattaaattaataactttaACCAAATTTACCACATAGATAGTTAGCAACCTTGAGGgatatggagttcttgacagtgtagagtttggcaaaattcacacttatgcagcattaaggaaaaaacatttgtgaaataaaaacagttattatgtagacaataaaatataaaaacacaaattactaatgGTGTCGTCAGCAATGATACTAGGCTAtgcttagcctagtataattgTTAAGCCTAGTTGTGTTACCTGTccatggaaagaaaaaaaagggttgCTGTGCTGTTTGAAGTTCTGTGAACTCGTCTTGCTGGTTTGTGGCTCCAGCCTTTGTGGTTCCTTGTTGAGGTGAGTAGGAAgctgcacctctcctccatTGAATTTCAGCAGACCGAAAAAGTGAGCTCCTCTCGGAGGGTGGAGTTAAGGAATCGAGCAGAGTGAGCTGGACAGCAATCCTTCTCCTCTGAGAGTTTCGTGGAAAGAGAAATGAGAACTGGGCTTATATTGGCATGGTGACATTATGGGTCATGGGGCCCAGAGTGATCAATAGTGGTTGAAACTTGTGTCCCCCGGTCGGTTTTCACTCCTCTGTGTGACGTTGACGCGCCCTGGGAGACGACACATGTAGGCCGAACTGTAATTCAAAAAATACCAAGTCCCAACAACGTGTAAGTCATTAAGAGGAGTTTCTCACTTTCTGAAAAACTACATATCAATGACAATTTCAACCTTATTTTTAtggcacatttaaaacaaatggttTGACCAAAGTGCTTCTCAAAGAAAAAGGTTcaacaagaaaacagcaataCGTGATATATCAAAATACTgatgataattaaataaaataaaatctcctGGGATAAAAACCAAAGATGCCAAAGAAAAGACTTTTAAACGATGATTGtatcaaatacatttaatttcatataaacgaaagacaaaagggaaaatgtcttttattattaattatgtaTTGACTCCACAGGTTCACATCTGAAACCTTTTGGTATCATTTCATGCAAACAATTTCAATAGTTAATAATTAATCATGCATGTTTATCTCTTGCCCTGTAAGTGACTTCACCTTGTTACCTTGTGATTGAGCCTTTACAGGAATCTCATCTGAACGCCATGCGAGCGTCTGTCTGCCAACCGGCTGCCACGCCCCAGCCACCGGCACAACTTCCTGAACGTCGTTCTCACCTGGTTCAACTGGTTTCTGCTTTTTAAGACTCGATGAGGGAAAAGTCTGCAAATCACTGACTAAGCATCTCGCTCTCCACGATATCTCCCCCCTCTGTCAGACGAGGATCGAGCTGCGGACGCACAAGCAGTCGATACtttaaaaagacatgaaaaagaGGAAGGCATTAGACTCTCAATGAC contains these protein-coding regions:
- the LOC128451000 gene encoding phospholipase A and acyltransferase 4, which translates into the protein MSLLYRFKEKPGDLIEISRDGPYQHWYFMMEPSSFPLSFPPCQLSGSSGLLSNSNGKVVQEKLTDVVRDDHYQVKNQLDEKYKARDPSVIVKEACAMVGSEPQYNVVTNNCEHFANKMRYGKAESLQVCI